The candidate division KSB1 bacterium genome includes the window CCTTTGGCTTTTGATTTTTGAGAACTGTAGATCGTAAATCTTAGATCGTCAATCATATATCGTATATCAGATTCTGGACTCGCACATATACGATTTACGATATGCGATCTACGATTTGCGATTTTCAAAAAGAGCCTGTACTACTAATTGCCAGGAGCCAATCGCTCGATTTAGGATTTAAGTTCATGTCGCCTGATGTGGCTAACCTTTCTCTCAAGTCTTCTCGAACACCCTATAAAGGTTTGCCTGGTAAGTTCCGATAGAAGAGGATAACCTACAAACTATGAAGCAGCTAAATCAAAATTAAATAGTGGAAGTAGAAAACCCACAATCCGGTGTTATAACCACCCTTGTTGAACAAGAAGGGCTTGAACATATTGACTTGTCACAGGTCGGCGTGATTGCTCCTGAGATTTTAAATACCATACCCGCTGAAATTGCAATCAAGTATAAAGTAATTCCCTTCTCGAAAGAGAAAGACGTCGTTTTGGTGACAATGGCAAATCCCTTCGATATATTTGCCGAAGAGGCCATTCGAGCGGATACCCATTACCGCCTGAAACTTCACTTCACACCGGAAGACCAAATTGATGAGTGGCTGGGTAAACTCTATTTGCAGAATTACATCCCCGATTATGACGAAAGTTCGGCGGGAGACCACGAAGAAGATGGGCTTGATGCTAATGTCTTAAATATCGATGCTCTGGAAGAGGAGGCGGATGATGCCCCGGCGATTAAATATGTAAATAAGATTTTGGTCAATGCGATCCGGGAAAGAGCCAGCGACATTCATATTGAGCCCCAAGAAAAGAGTTTGACCGTTCGCTTTAGAATAGACGGTGTGTTGCGGGACGTCGCCTCAGCGCCGAAACAATTTCAAGCCGGGATTATCTCCCGGATTAAAATTTTGAGCTCGCTGGATATCGCTGAGCGAAGACTCCCACAGGACGGTCGAAGCAAAATTAAAATCTTCGGCCGCAATATCGATCTTCGTGTTTCCACATTACCGACTGTTTTCGGAGAAAAAGTGGTTTTACGTATTTTAGACAAAGACCTGCACTCCCTGAACATCGCCGATCTCGGCTTAGAACCTGATTTACAGGAGAAATTTAAAGGGGCCTTGAAACAGCCGCATGGCTTGATTCTGGTGACCGGTCCGACCGGTAGCGGTAAAACAACGTCGCTTTATTCAGCGCTTAATTATGTCAATATGCGGGACAAAAATATCATCACAATTGAAGACCCGGTCGAATACCAGTTGAAAGGAATTAACCAGGTTCAAGCGAAACCGGAGATCGACTTTAC containing:
- the tadA gene encoding Flp pilus assembly complex ATPase component TadA; the protein is MEVENPQSGVITTLVEQEGLEHIDLSQVGVIAPEILNTIPAEIAIKYKVIPFSKEKDVVLVTMANPFDIFAEEAIRADTHYRLKLHFTPEDQIDEWLGKLYLQNYIPDYDESSAGDHEEDGLDANVLNIDALEEEADDAPAIKYVNKILVNAIRERASDIHIEPQEKSLTVRFRIDGVLRDVASAPKQFQAGIISRIKILSSLDIAERRLPQDGRSKIKIFGRNIDLRVSTLPTVFGEKVVLRILDKDLHSLNIADLGLEPDLQEKFKGALKQPHGLILVTGPTGSGKTTSLYSALNYVNMRDKNIITIEDPVEYQLKGINQVQAKPEIDFTFSAGLRSILRQDPDIIMVGEIRDLETAEIAMRSSLTGHLVFSTLHTNGSIQTLMRLIDMGIDRYLICAAIRLVLSQRLVRRICFHCSESYKFDTAILKKFIKNPDYFENREFRRGKGCVHCGGTGYWGRVAIFEFFSLDNIIRNMILDNVSIDVIRKKAEELGMETLFKNGLKKVIAGITTIDEIMIVATDLS